The following nucleotide sequence is from Triticum dicoccoides isolate Atlit2015 ecotype Zavitan chromosome 7B, WEW_v2.0, whole genome shotgun sequence.
GTAGTGCAAGCAACTGGGAGTGAGTTGTTTTGAAGCTACACAATGGAGTGTGTGTCTTGTACTCTGGGTATTTAAACCCCTCTAATTGTGACGTGTAACCTTTTCTCTCACTATAATGCAAAGGCAGAGCTCCTGCTGTTCTCGTCAAAGCATGTAGGGTCACTTTGGCTGATGGTTGTTGTGGCCCTAATGGCACATCCATAATGGAGGACTTGAGCTTTTGTTGCCGTGGTCATTGCTCTCGAAAGTTGCTAGCTCCTTCGATGTGTGGTCAACGCTTTCATGCTTCTTTATGGTCTTTACTTGTACAACTTGTGTGGGTTCTAGTGTTATGTCTACGTCCTTGGTTGCCGGCGGTTGTGCTTGGATCCTTAGTTTCTTCTTTGTTGTTTAGGTTATGATTTTATTAGTTGGGTCGTGCCGGCTTTGTCATCATACGTTGCCTTCTGCGTTGTACTCTTCTATCTAACTAATGAAATACATGCATATGATTTTATTAGTTGGGTCGTGCCGGCTTTGTCATCATACGTTGCCTTCTGCGTTGTACTCTTCTATCTAACTAATGAAATACATGCATATCTTTTGCATGGTTGAAAAAACATTATAAAGATATATCTGATGATGAATATATTGATACAGATTTGATATTGTTATCTtcatatatatatttttatatatgcTGGTTCAAACTTAGAAATCATTCACTTTTTGGGCGGAGGGAGTATTAACTAATGAATTTGATCAAGCAGTTTACTTGTTTCTCCTCACTAATGAATGATTTCCAAATTGAGAAAATTTACAATTAACTACACATTTTATAGTTGAGAAAATGGTGATCTTTATCTTCTCTATCTGGTTGAGCAGTAGACGAACTGCAACAGGTTGAGCGCGCTAAGAGCAGCCATGAACCAGTAGAAGTAGTCGAGGTGGCCTTGGTCGAGGTTGTCCGGGATCCACCCCATGGCCGATGCGACGGCGCCGAGAAGGGCGGAGTTGAGGTGGCTGCCGCCAGCGATGGCGAGCTGCGCAAGCTCCGCGCCCAGGCTCTTCATGGACCCTGGGGACTGGTCGTAGAAGAACTCGAGCATGCCGATGCTGGTGAACACCTCGGCCGCGCCCAGCACGAAGTAGCACGGCGCCGGCCACATGATGCTCATCAACGTCTCTGGCACAGCTGCCAGACGCCTCGTCTCGATCAACGCGGCGTACGCCATGGCGGCTGTGGATAGTGCGAGGCCGGAGGGAGCAACAAGCAACAAATACATCCCTTTTTCTCCATATGTTGCTTTGTGTAATCAGTTCCTTAAGGAATAACCAAGCACTCTAGTGAACCAAATTACTTGCTTAATCTGCATTTTCTTTCCAAGAAAACCTTGTTCGGCCAATTATTATAGGTAGATGTATGTGTTCTCTTATCAATTGCAGCGAGCTAGATTCTGCTGGTCTTTGATTTCGtacctacactagtagaaaacagggctttggtccaggcctggttagcccattagtcccggttcagtcatgaaccgggactaatgtgagcattggtcccggttcatgcgtcaaaggcattagtcccagttcaaatgggacctttagtcccggttggtgccacgaaccggtactaatgggtgcgatgcccacctttagtaccggttcgtgccacgaaccggtactaatggggtttcagGCATTAGTAcctgttcgtggcacgaaccggtactaaaggtcccattttcaaactgtaCCCccaggatcgccttttcagttttgtaaaaagcaaaagaaaatgataaaaacttcaaaaattaaaatccttcaagatgtagttatgttactacatcgacTAGttcggaaaatttaaaaacttaaatttggacatgttttgcaaaaagtatagggaaaatgtaaaacggctataacttttgcatactatgtcaggaaaaaacgtataatatatcaaaatgttcagcatgaaaatccgcatccgatttttaccgcctacggcttgtttgcaaatttttagaatcctcaaattctaaaaggaaaaaaagttatgctcaaatttttattttttttatttttttactttttgttaaatctggtcaaactatggtcaaactacttgttcaagaagtattagtgttactaaataattatttcagtgtttttgaattttggtcaaatctggtcaaactgtggttaaattgtggtcaaactacttattcaagaaatattagtgttactaaataattattgttttttagaacaataatttcaaactcaaacagtgaaatgtgtgacttcatgctcaagctaaattcctggaggttaataggattgacatcttactattgtcaggaaaacaacaagtgcagacttggaaacgagggataatagaacctgaaagttaagcgtgctcaggctggagtagtgagatgggtgaccgtccgggaagttagatgatttggaatgatgaggggtgattagagattaaaggttaaattgagcagtgatgagggtgattagagattagaggttaaaataattcagaaatttgaaaataaaaaatttaaaaagAAATTCAGAAAGAAAAtttacaaaaaaaatcataaaatttcctttagtaccggttggtgttaccaaccaggactaaaggtggacctccaggcagcggccacgtggacggcctttagtcccggttcgtgaaccgggattaaaggggaggctttagtaacgaccctttagtccctttagtcccggttcccgaaccgggactaaagacccttatgaaccgggacaataggccctattTGTACTAGTGCTTTCCATCTACAAGGTTTCCAGTGTGTACTCTGGTGGATATAGGAAGGTTCTTTGACTTTTCGTTTGTTGTTGACTACTGAAGATGCACCTCCTGCATAGTATATGACATATTTATGTAGCATATTACTAAGTGCAGAGGGAATATTTATCTAGTACCtccatctcataatataagagtgtttttgggAGTAGCATATTTCGAGGAAGCTTCTTTGACTCTTCGGTTGTTCTTTGACTTTGCCGTGGGATTTTTCCTCGCCTGCTTATATTGCCCTTTGTGTTCTGATCATTTTGTTGTCTGTGGTGAAAACATAGGTTCGATCTTAGTGAAAGTGAAACTGTTATGATCGGCATACACTATAGCCGGAGAAGGCCTCATGGTGCAGGCACTTAGTGGCCCAGCCCAGCCCAACTTATCTTATCgtgttaggggcttagcccaattatatCATTAGGAGGATTATATAAACTCATCTAATGACCCATTTTAAGATTAAGCAGAAGAAATCATATCTGCTCGGCTTCCagaagggagccgggagacctaaccctagcgctGCACCCTGCGCCCTCTCTCGCTTGTGCGCGCGTGACGACGGCACCTCAGCGCTGGTGGCCCCCCTTCCTCCACGCCAAACCCCCTTCCACCCCTACAACCTACGGGCTACACCTGGTAGGATCCCAGCTCCTATCAATCTAGTATCAGAGCTCTCAGGCTCGAtcatgtccgcgccgccgcccacccCCTCCCTCTCGTTGCCGATCACCACGTCACCGATGACCACCACGGGCAGCACCCCGCTCCTGACCGGACCGGTCTCTTCCGCCGCCGGGATGGCACCTGTCATCCCGGAGGAGATGTCTGCGGCGCTTCGGGACCTCACCCAGGCGGTCCAGGGAATCCGCCTCTTCCTGGCGGGACCTTATGGGCCGCAGTCGCCAGCTcctggcgccaccatcaccgggccATCGTAGGTGTTTGTGATTTCGCGAGCTATGCCTCTTGCG
It contains:
- the LOC119338971 gene encoding protein NRT1/ PTR FAMILY 8.3-like, which gives rise to MAYAALIETRRLAAVPETLMSIMWPAPCYFVLGAAEVFTSIGMLEFFYDQSPGSMKSLGAELAQLAIAGGSHLNSALLGAVASAMGWIPDNLDQGHLDYFYWFMAALSALNLLQFVYCSTR